In one window of Falco cherrug isolate bFalChe1 chromosome 10, bFalChe1.pri, whole genome shotgun sequence DNA:
- the TMEM80 gene encoding transmembrane protein 80, translating to MAVVVRRGRTSSVLSSVPLQLLFYVNGIYYIFYFLATLAMIVYKSQVFSYPDDFLAPDLALLLIMAILEVLRLYFGSKGNLTEEEAPLGLSLVITVGSVILSVYFLVWQTYVLKADVIINAVLLFTYGLESVLKVIAIAAFVS from the exons ATGGCCGTTGTTGTGAGGCGAG GAAGAACTTCATCAGTC TTGTCATCTGTTCCTTTACAGCTTCTATTTTATGTAAATGGTATTTACTACATCTTTTACTTCTTGGCAACTCTTGCAATGATTGTTTATAAAA GTCAAGTTTTCAGTTATCCAGATGATTTTTTGGCTCCAGACCTTGCTTTGCTTCTCATTATGGCTATTCTTGAAGTGCTCCGATTATACTTCG gTTCAAAGGGTAACCTGACAGAAGAAGAGGCTCCATTAGGGCTCAGTCTTGTGATCACTGTTGGGAGCGTGATTCTGTCTGTCTATTTCCTGGTGTGGCAAACTTACGTGCTGAAAGCAGACGTCATTATAAACGCTGTTCTTCTCTTTACATACGGGCTTGAGTCAGTACTAAAGGTCATAGCCATTGCTGCTTTTGTCAGCTAA